A window of Ignavibacterium sp. contains these coding sequences:
- a CDS encoding glycosyltransferase, giving the protein MKKVLFITYYWPPSGKASLHWPLDIMNHIQEFGLQPVVLTTKDETFTQRDDSLLKKVNPEWTIINAKAVEPFNLYRRFIGKKPDEKLIASETISLENKSLAHKISIWIRMNLFIPDARIGWYFPAVREAKKYLRKEKIDAIVSIGPPHTTHLVGEKLSEDFNIPFVPVFIDPWVDISYYRNFKRSKVTLCIDNHFEKSVLEKAKQIIFVTESMKEDYVRKYKFIEEKSHVLYWGFNEEDFRGLPLNPLPKEGDFLKFKVIVHAGNIFDYQNPEMLWKEIKRRIDSGEKFRIRFFGTVSPLIKQSIRDNGLEPITEYKGFLPYHQMLAELFKADYLLVCTTEKRHVPGKLFEYLRVGKPIIAFGNDNKEVERLLNKSGLGRLFRYDEEVKEIFNKDLNSEVNSEFIKQFDRNVIAEELVRIIC; this is encoded by the coding sequence ATGAAAAAAGTTTTGTTCATTACATATTATTGGCCTCCCTCAGGGAAAGCTTCACTTCATTGGCCTTTGGACATTATGAACCATATTCAGGAGTTCGGATTGCAGCCGGTTGTTCTTACAACAAAAGATGAAACTTTCACTCAAAGAGATGATAGTCTCCTTAAAAAAGTAAATCCTGAGTGGACAATAATTAATGCCAAAGCAGTCGAGCCATTTAATCTTTACAGAAGATTCATCGGAAAAAAACCTGATGAAAAACTTATCGCTTCCGAAACAATATCATTGGAAAATAAAAGTCTTGCTCATAAAATTTCTATTTGGATAAGAATGAATCTCTTTATTCCCGACGCAAGAATTGGGTGGTATTTTCCAGCGGTTCGTGAAGCAAAAAAATATTTAAGAAAAGAAAAAATTGATGCAATAGTTTCAATTGGTCCGCCACATACAACACACCTTGTTGGGGAAAAATTATCTGAAGATTTTAATATTCCATTCGTTCCTGTTTTTATAGATCCTTGGGTTGATATTTCATATTACAGAAACTTTAAACGAAGTAAAGTGACTTTGTGTATCGACAATCATTTTGAAAAATCAGTTCTTGAAAAAGCAAAGCAGATTATCTTCGTAACAGAATCGATGAAGGAAGATTATGTGAGAAAATATAAATTCATTGAAGAGAAATCTCACGTACTTTATTGGGGATTTAATGAAGAAGATTTCAGAGGCCTTCCCCTAAATCCCCTTCCTAAGGAAGGGGACTTTTTAAAATTTAAAGTTATTGTGCACGCAGGTAATATTTTCGATTACCAGAATCCCGAAATGCTATGGAAAGAAATTAAAAGAAGAATTGATTCGGGAGAAAAATTCAGAATAAGATTTTTTGGCACTGTTTCGCCATTGATTAAACAATCAATCAGAGATAACGGATTGGAACCAATTACTGAATACAAAGGTTTCCTGCCATACCATCAAATGCTTGCGGAGTTATTCAAAGCAGATTATTTGCTGGTCTGCACAACTGAAAAAAGACATGTTCCCGGAAAATTATTTGAATATCTGAGAGTTGGGAAACCAATAATTGCATTTGGGAATGACAATAAAGAGGTTGAAAGGTTATTAAATAAATCAGGATTGGGAAGATTATTCAGATATGATGAAGAAGTGAAAGAAATTTTTAATAAAGATTTGAACTCAGAAGTAAACTCAGAATTCATAAAACAATTTGACAGAAACGTAATAGCAGAAGAGTTGGTGAGAATAATATGCTAA
- a CDS encoding glycosyltransferase family 1 protein translates to MLKVLYDHQCFSYQEYGGVSRYFVELIKHLNSLYFAETDLSIKYSNNQYLNEIDRQDIKKFLPRLKFKGKTSLLSAINKNLSKLKLAQQNYDVFHPTYYDPYFLDNLSGKSFVLTVHDMIHELFPNAVSRWDKTSQHKRILVKEAKKIICVSENTKNDLVRILNADEKKIFVIYHANSLKYNRSKKLETELNLPKRFLLYVGSRKYYKNFTFMTDAIADLLKHEKDLYLICAGGGNFSKKEINFFKELNIESKIKQIPVNDDILGMLYTNALAFIFPSLYEGFGIPVLESFYCGCPVICSNSSSLPEIAENAAEYFEPTNKSSIYSAVGKILNDKQRREELKTLGAERLKYFNWETSALQTYEVYKNSLK, encoded by the coding sequence ATGCTAAAAGTTTTATATGATCATCAATGTTTTTCCTATCAGGAATATGGAGGTGTATCACGCTATTTTGTGGAGTTAATTAAGCATCTAAATTCTTTATACTTTGCAGAAACAGATCTCTCAATCAAGTATTCAAATAACCAATATCTGAATGAAATAGATAGGCAAGATATTAAAAAATTTTTACCACGGTTAAAGTTCAAAGGAAAAACTTCTCTATTAAGTGCCATAAATAAAAACCTTTCCAAATTAAAACTCGCTCAGCAAAATTATGATGTATTCCATCCCACATATTATGATCCTTATTTTTTGGATAATCTTTCGGGTAAATCTTTTGTATTAACCGTTCATGATATGATACATGAACTATTTCCAAATGCAGTGAGCAGGTGGGATAAAACCTCTCAACACAAGAGAATTTTAGTAAAAGAAGCAAAAAAAATCATCTGTGTTTCTGAAAACACTAAAAATGATCTCGTACGAATATTAAATGCCGATGAGAAAAAAATTTTTGTTATATATCATGCAAATTCTCTTAAATACAATCGTTCAAAAAAACTTGAAACGGAATTGAACCTTCCAAAAAGGTTTTTACTATATGTTGGAAGCAGAAAGTACTACAAAAATTTCACTTTTATGACAGATGCAATTGCTGATTTGCTAAAACATGAAAAGGATTTGTACCTGATTTGTGCTGGTGGTGGCAATTTTTCCAAAAAAGAAATTAATTTCTTTAAAGAATTAAATATTGAATCAAAGATTAAACAGATTCCAGTGAATGATGATATCCTGGGAATGCTTTATACTAATGCTTTAGCGTTTATATTCCCATCACTTTATGAAGGATTTGGTATCCCAGTACTTGAGTCATTTTATTGCGGTTGTCCAGTAATTTGTAGTAATTCCAGTTCGCTTCCTGAAATAGCTGAAAATGCAGCAGAATATTTCGAGCCAACAAATAAATCTTCTATATATTCTGCTGTTGGAAAAATACTTAATGATAAACAACGAAGAGAAGAATTAAAAACATTGGGAGCTGAGCGGTTAAAATATTTTAACTGGGAAACTTCAGCACTTCAAACTTATGAAGTTTATAAAAATTCTCTGAAATAG
- a CDS encoding YCF48-related protein: MKTLYILTILILFIPSVILSQWSQQNSGTTKRLLSCFFISENVGWAAGDQGTILKTTNGGAEWVPQMVPSDYNVHSIVFVDSLNGFAVLYKFLGSNRLSQIIKTTNGGNNWSIIGQYLDFVLISISFADAYNGIAVGSDGVILITTDKGNSWYFYDPLFAAWYTATYSKSSNLFWVGGNTYGYMLRTTDLGSRWSYIAIPIEAPINSIYFTDFFNGWACSESGNIMKTINSGLDWEVLNFSTSNALNDLYFFDKDRGWIIGSGGKIFYTSNSGNNWINQSNYSNDFYCIHMVDSLTGWIVGSGGMILKTTNGGGGAISVENQSKELRDYYLFQNYPNPFNPVTTISWNSPNSGNALLEIFDVLGNKVDEISVGRISSGYNEITYDAKNLSSGVYFYQLSAKDDKNKSNFISRKKMTLIK; encoded by the coding sequence ATGAAAACCTTATATATTCTTACTATACTAATTCTTTTTATTCCTTCAGTAATACTTTCCCAATGGTCTCAACAAAATTCAGGAACAACAAAAAGATTGTTAAGTTGTTTTTTTATAAGTGAGAATGTTGGTTGGGCTGCTGGGGATCAGGGAACGATATTAAAGACAACTAATGGTGGCGCAGAGTGGGTTCCACAAATGGTTCCTTCTGATTATAATGTTCATTCAATTGTATTTGTTGATTCATTAAATGGTTTTGCTGTACTATACAAATTCTTAGGTTCAAACCGTCTATCTCAAATAATTAAGACCACAAATGGTGGAAATAACTGGAGTATTATAGGTCAGTATCTTGATTTTGTACTTATCAGCATTAGCTTTGCAGATGCCTACAACGGAATTGCCGTTGGCAGCGATGGTGTAATTTTAATTACTACTGATAAAGGAAACTCATGGTATTTTTATGATCCTCTCTTCGCTGCCTGGTATACTGCAACTTATTCAAAATCGAGTAACCTTTTCTGGGTTGGCGGGAATACATATGGATATATGCTTCGCACCACTGATTTGGGTTCGAGATGGTCCTATATAGCAATTCCGATTGAAGCACCAATAAACTCAATCTATTTTACTGATTTCTTCAATGGTTGGGCTTGCAGTGAATCTGGTAATATTATGAAAACCATTAATAGTGGACTTGATTGGGAAGTTCTTAATTTTAGTACTTCTAATGCTTTAAATGATCTTTACTTTTTTGATAAAGATAGAGGTTGGATAATTGGTTCGGGGGGAAAAATATTTTATACATCAAATTCCGGAAATAACTGGATTAACCAGTCAAATTATTCTAATGATTTTTATTGTATTCATATGGTTGATTCTTTGACGGGATGGATAGTAGGTAGTGGTGGAATGATACTTAAAACTACAAACGGTGGTGGTGGAGCCATTAGTGTTGAAAACCAATCCAAAGAGTTAAGGGATTATTACCTATTTCAAAATTATCCTAATCCATTCAACCCGGTTACTACAATAAGCTGGAATTCACCAAACTCTGGTAATGCTTTGTTGGAAATTTTTGATGTTCTTGGAAATAAAGTTGACGAAATATCTGTTGGTAGAATATCAAGTGGCTATAATGAAATTACTTATGATGCCAAAAATCTTTCAAGTGGAGTTTACTTTTATCAACTTTCGGCAAAAGATGATAAAAATAAAAGCAATTTCATTTCAAGAAAGAAGATGACTTTAATTAAATAA
- a CDS encoding FkbM family methyltransferase, translated as MELKNLLPEKIYRQMIDLYNESISGYRNLSYSQEGEDLILRRIFEEKDKGFYVDVGAHHPKRFSNTYLFYKMGWRGINIEPRPGSKKLFDKMRKYDINIEAAISDVPTKLTYFIFDEPALNSFDKDLSIQRSNETKYKIIKEVTLDTIRLSDILNKYLDSKQKIDFLSIDTEGFDLSVLKSNDWEKYKPSVILCEDAEFDFANPQKSRVFNFLVEKNYQLFAKTPSTLIFKNRVV; from the coding sequence ATGGAGCTTAAAAATTTACTACCAGAAAAAATTTACAGACAAATGATTGATTTATATAATGAATCTATTTCTGGTTATAGAAATTTATCTTATTCGCAAGAAGGGGAAGACTTAATTCTCCGTAGAATTTTTGAAGAAAAGGATAAAGGATTTTATGTTGATGTCGGAGCACATCATCCTAAGAGATTTTCAAATACATATTTGTTCTACAAAATGGGTTGGAGAGGAATAAATATTGAACCCAGACCCGGGAGTAAAAAATTATTTGATAAAATGAGAAAATATGATATCAACATTGAAGCAGCTATTTCAGATGTTCCTACAAAGTTAACTTATTTTATTTTTGATGAACCTGCGTTAAACAGTTTTGATAAAGATTTAAGTATTCAAAGATCTAATGAAACTAAGTATAAGATTATAAAAGAGGTTACATTAGATACAATTCGTTTATCAGATATACTTAACAAATATCTTGATTCTAAACAGAAGATAGATTTTTTATCAATCGATACTGAAGGATTTGACCTTTCAGTACTGAAATCGAATGATTGGGAAAAATATAAACCTTCGGTAATACTTTGCGAAGACGCAGAATTTGATTTTGCAAATCCGCAAAAATCCAGAGTTTTCAACTTTCTGGTTGAGAAAAATTATCAGCTCTTTGCGAAAACACCAAGCACATTAATTTTTAAGAATCGTGTAGTATGA
- a CDS encoding flippase, producing MSDNNINTRINFGSETFKRYFANTSWMFAEKIFRTLIAFFVGIYVARYLGPGEFGLLNYAISFAGLFTSFANLGMDSIVVRELVKSPERRDEILGTVFRLRLIGSFVTITLVSLTAFLANESSFNLMLIVIISSATIFQSLGVVEQFFQSRVEAKYNVIAQSSSFFISAVLKVLLVVFNQPLLYFAIVQTLESVFLAIGYYFVYKKNKFSFAKWRFAKTAAIELFKDSWPLVLSGVVIAIYMKIDQVMIKNFMSAKDVGYYAAAVKLCEAWYFVPMAISTSVFPAIVNAKQTSEKLYLSRLQKLYDFLAAISIAIAIPVTLLSDFIIHILFGPAYKPAATVLTIYIWAGVATFLGVASSQYLISENLTKLSFYRTLIGMIVNVIMNWFLIPLYGINGAAIATLVSYSVAVFSIYFDKKSRHQFFMMFKSVLMINSFKFLKNYLVKNGA from the coding sequence TTGAGCGATAATAATATAAATACCAGGATTAACTTCGGTTCTGAAACTTTTAAAAGATATTTTGCAAACACCAGCTGGATGTTTGCAGAAAAAATTTTCAGAACTTTAATTGCATTTTTTGTCGGAATTTATGTGGCACGATATCTTGGTCCCGGTGAGTTCGGACTTCTCAACTATGCGATAAGCTTTGCTGGTTTATTTACTTCATTTGCAAACCTTGGTATGGATAGCATTGTTGTTCGCGAATTAGTCAAATCACCAGAACGAAGAGATGAAATACTTGGTACAGTTTTCAGGTTAAGATTAATTGGTTCCTTCGTTACCATTACACTCGTCTCATTAACTGCTTTCCTTGCCAACGAATCATCTTTCAACCTTATGTTGATTGTGATTATTTCTTCGGCAACAATTTTTCAGTCATTGGGAGTTGTCGAACAATTTTTTCAATCAAGAGTTGAAGCAAAGTATAATGTTATTGCTCAGTCAAGCTCTTTTTTCATTTCTGCGGTCTTAAAAGTATTACTAGTAGTTTTTAATCAACCATTGCTTTATTTCGCAATTGTTCAAACACTCGAATCAGTCTTCCTTGCAATAGGTTATTACTTTGTTTATAAAAAGAATAAATTTTCTTTTGCCAAATGGAGATTTGCGAAAACAGCAGCCATTGAATTATTTAAAGATTCCTGGCCATTAGTTCTTTCAGGAGTTGTAATTGCTATCTATATGAAGATTGATCAGGTAATGATTAAAAATTTCATGTCGGCAAAAGATGTTGGATATTATGCTGCGGCAGTAAAACTTTGTGAAGCCTGGTATTTTGTTCCTATGGCAATAAGTACATCAGTGTTTCCCGCAATTGTAAATGCAAAACAAACAAGTGAAAAACTTTATTTAAGTCGTTTGCAAAAACTCTATGATTTTCTGGCTGCAATTTCGATTGCTATAGCAATTCCCGTTACACTTTTATCAGATTTTATTATTCATATTTTATTTGGTCCGGCATACAAACCTGCAGCTACGGTATTGACTATTTATATTTGGGCAGGAGTAGCAACATTTCTTGGAGTTGCAAGCAGTCAATATCTTATTAGCGAAAATTTGACAAAACTTTCTTTTTATAGAACTTTGATAGGAATGATTGTAAATGTAATTATGAACTGGTTTTTAATTCCATTGTACGGAATAAACGGAGCAGCAATTGCAACATTGGTATCGTATTCAGTTGCAGTTTTTTCAATCTATTTTGATAAAAAATCAAGGCATCAATTTTTTATGATGTTTAAATCTGTTCTTATGATTAACTCATTCAAATTTCTAAAAAATTACCTTGTAAAAAATGGAGCTTAA
- a CDS encoding nucleotidyltransferase domain-containing protein yields the protein MRLSKKILVEILDELTKNFPDSEFYLFGSQTDKIKKGGDVDLAIKSNLSKIDFENKKNLFLFKMEEKFPELEFDIINLNEPLDDLFYKEIEQTKILINQLTKSADI from the coding sequence ATGAGATTGTCAAAAAAAATTCTTGTGGAAATCTTAGATGAATTGACAAAGAATTTTCCCGATTCTGAATTTTATCTTTTTGGTAGTCAGACTGATAAAATAAAAAAGGGAGGAGATGTTGATTTGGCCATCAAATCTAATCTATCAAAAATTGATTTTGAGAATAAGAAAAATTTATTCCTCTTTAAAATGGAAGAAAAATTTCCTGAGCTTGAGTTTGATATAATCAATCTTAATGAACCTCTTGATGATCTTTTTTACAAAGAAATCGAACAAACCAAAATACTGATCAATCAATTAACAAAGTCTGCAGATATATAG
- a CDS encoding YfhO family protein, translating into MTKQKKSTRETKSQSESFLAKFNLNEIIPQKHHPWIVLLVILILFLIFLNPLYFGNKTFQSGDIVVIESMKSYLEKDRDGYTLWNPYIFTGMPAYALATGFKWFNLIWLSLEMVHKIFMLPFSNDYVRWTLYLIILAYTSFFFFYNKTKNTLLSLFVGIATSFSTGLIVFLYIGHVTKLTSLAFYPVIFLILYKFQREIKVRDFFLLVIILNMFLLGWHVQIIFYTLFAIGIYFLYFFIYSLKKKDGHLRTQILKSAFVFFFAGIIAVTIQSDNLTQVFEYTPYSTRGTESLLEKEAPKTEKSESDYYNYHTEWSFSPEEVLTFFVPSYYGFGNSKYKGPLTNNQEVEVNTYFGQMLFVDVAMYMGVLVFLLGLYAMIALRKDPFVQFLTILTLISLLISFGKNFPLLFDLMFYYFPYFNKFRVPSMILVLVQLSMPVLAGLGLMKLISLREEKNEKIKTIIRNISLAVSGIFILVLLLNAPISNWFIGRVNDYAASIQQSKPQLAQQYQVLADYTAQMFTTDLTFAFLFIAIGVWSIYLYINKKFSADVLVGVFIILTIVDLWRIDSRGAKYTDNPDIKSLFTKPDYISFIEQQNEKEPFRIFNLKQDGSIGSFSNNANFHAYFLIEDFYGYSGIKPRAYQDYMDVVGPANPALWNMLNVKYIIANQPIGLPGLKPVYNSANTVVMLNENYLPRMFFINKIDKLSALEYLNKIKSGELDPTKVAIVENENLSVDAIDSTASIKLLKYDEALIEAEVNASGNNFIFIGNSYHPGWKAYINGTKTEVYKANHGYLGIVVPKGKNKLKIEYAPESFFISRNIALVLSSLVILGLFILIGKEYFTKIKKEK; encoded by the coding sequence ATGACCAAACAAAAAAAATCCACCAGAGAAACTAAATCTCAATCAGAAAGTTTTTTGGCAAAATTTAATCTGAACGAAATTATCCCGCAGAAACATCACCCTTGGATAGTTTTATTAGTAATACTTATTCTTTTTCTGATTTTTCTGAATCCACTTTACTTTGGAAATAAGACTTTTCAATCTGGTGATATTGTTGTTATTGAAAGCATGAAATCATACCTTGAAAAAGATAGAGATGGTTATACTTTATGGAATCCTTATATTTTTACAGGAATGCCAGCTTATGCACTTGCCACAGGTTTCAAATGGTTTAATTTGATTTGGTTATCGCTCGAAATGGTCCATAAAATTTTTATGCTTCCCTTTAGTAATGATTATGTTCGCTGGACACTTTATTTAATCATACTAGCATATACGAGTTTTTTCTTTTTTTACAACAAAACAAAGAATACCTTACTTAGTCTCTTTGTAGGAATTGCAACTTCCTTCAGCACCGGTTTAATAGTATTTCTTTACATCGGTCATGTTACAAAATTAACTTCATTGGCTTTTTATCCGGTTATCTTTCTTATTCTTTATAAGTTTCAAAGAGAAATTAAGGTTAGAGACTTCTTTTTACTTGTAATAATCTTGAATATGTTTTTACTTGGTTGGCATGTGCAGATTATCTTTTATACTTTGTTCGCAATAGGAATCTATTTTCTTTATTTCTTTATATACTCATTAAAGAAAAAGGATGGTCATCTCAGAACTCAAATTCTGAAATCTGCTTTTGTGTTTTTCTTTGCTGGAATAATAGCGGTTACAATTCAATCCGACAATCTAACCCAGGTTTTTGAATATACTCCATATTCAACCCGTGGGACTGAAAGTCTTCTTGAAAAAGAAGCTCCTAAAACAGAAAAAAGTGAATCTGATTATTACAACTATCACACAGAATGGTCATTTTCACCTGAAGAAGTTCTTACATTTTTTGTCCCCTCTTATTATGGATTTGGAAATTCTAAGTATAAAGGTCCACTAACCAATAATCAGGAAGTTGAGGTAAATACTTATTTCGGTCAAATGCTTTTTGTTGATGTTGCAATGTATATGGGTGTATTAGTTTTTCTTCTTGGTTTGTATGCAATGATTGCTCTCAGAAAAGATCCTTTCGTTCAGTTTCTAACAATATTAACATTAATCTCGCTTCTTATTTCATTTGGAAAAAACTTCCCTTTGCTTTTCGATTTGATGTTTTATTACTTCCCATACTTCAACAAGTTTCGTGTGCCTTCGATGATACTTGTGCTTGTTCAGTTGAGTATGCCGGTTTTAGCCGGATTGGGACTTATGAAATTAATTTCACTCCGCGAGGAGAAAAATGAAAAGATAAAAACCATCATCCGTAATATTTCACTCGCAGTATCCGGAATTTTTATTCTTGTTCTTCTATTGAATGCTCCTATATCAAACTGGTTTATTGGTAGAGTTAATGATTATGCTGCATCAATTCAGCAAAGCAAACCTCAGCTTGCACAGCAATATCAGGTTTTAGCTGATTACACTGCGCAAATGTTTACAACTGATTTGACCTTTGCATTTTTGTTCATTGCAATAGGTGTCTGGAGTATCTACCTCTACATAAATAAAAAATTTAGTGCTGATGTTTTGGTGGGAGTTTTTATCATTCTTACAATAGTTGATTTATGGCGAATTGATTCAAGAGGAGCCAAGTACACTGATAATCCTGATATAAAAAGTTTGTTTACAAAACCAGATTATATTTCTTTTATCGAACAGCAGAATGAAAAAGAACCTTTCAGAATTTTCAATTTAAAGCAAGATGGTTCAATTGGTTCATTCAGTAACAACGCAAATTTTCACGCATATTTTTTAATCGAAGATTTTTATGGTTACTCTGGTATCAAACCAAGAGCATATCAGGACTATATGGATGTTGTTGGACCAGCTAATCCTGCTTTGTGGAATATGCTTAATGTTAAATATATAATTGCTAATCAGCCAATTGGATTGCCCGGATTAAAACCGGTATATAATTCAGCAAATACAGTTGTAATGTTGAATGAAAATTATTTGCCACGAATGTTTTTCATAAATAAAATTGACAAGCTATCTGCCCTTGAATATCTGAACAAAATAAAGTCCGGGGAACTAGATCCGACTAAGGTTGCAATTGTTGAAAATGAAAATTTGAGTGTTGATGCGATTGATTCGACTGCATCAATAAAATTATTAAAATATGATGAAGCTTTAATAGAAGCAGAAGTTAATGCTTCGGGAAACAATTTTATTTTCATTGGTAATAGTTATCATCCTGGTTGGAAAGCTTACATAAACGGAACAAAAACAGAAGTCTATAAAGCAAATCACGGTTATCTTGGGATTGTGGTTCCTAAAGGTAAGAATAAACTAAAGATTGAATACGCACCTGAAAGCTTTTTCATTTCCAGAAACATAGCATTAGTATTAAGCTCTCTTGTGATTTTGGGATTGTTTATTTTAATTGGTAAAGAATATTTCACAAAGATTAAAAAAGAAAAATAA
- a CDS encoding methyltransferase domain-containing protein, with the protein MHYDPIKNVFASVIRKIPFLRVVFYKILDLMFLRSWYVRRELKQLRKNFRDKKIKILDAGTGYGQYAYFMAKHLSPCEIKAVDIKEDWIIDCKEFFKQRKVENVEFGIENLTKINYKNEFDLIVCVDVMEHIPDDVKVFKNFYTALNENGYLLINTPSIFGGSDVHEEDEESFIGEHARVGYSKEELESKLHPIGFSTYKSRYTYGFWGDKAWRLGIKYPMILLNLSKLFFIVLPFYYLITFPFTLIMMYLDFTNQNKLGSGINFIAKK; encoded by the coding sequence ATGCACTACGATCCTATCAAAAATGTATTTGCATCTGTAATCAGAAAGATTCCTTTTTTAAGAGTAGTTTTTTATAAAATTCTTGACCTGATGTTTCTGCGCTCCTGGTATGTGAGAAGAGAGTTAAAACAATTACGAAAAAATTTTAGAGATAAGAAAATAAAAATACTTGATGCCGGAACAGGATATGGGCAATATGCATACTTTATGGCAAAACATCTCTCGCCTTGTGAAATTAAAGCTGTGGATATAAAAGAAGATTGGATTATTGATTGCAAAGAATTTTTTAAACAAAGAAAAGTTGAAAATGTTGAATTCGGAATTGAAAACCTTACTAAGATTAATTATAAAAATGAATTTGATTTAATAGTTTGTGTTGATGTAATGGAACATATTCCCGACGATGTAAAAGTATTTAAGAACTTTTATACTGCATTGAATGAGAATGGTTACTTGCTGATAAATACCCCTTCAATTTTTGGTGGGAGCGATGTTCACGAAGAAGATGAAGAAAGCTTTATTGGCGAACATGCAAGAGTTGGATATTCAAAAGAAGAGTTGGAATCAAAACTTCATCCGATAGGTTTCAGTACATATAAATCCAGATACACTTATGGCTTTTGGGGAGATAAAGCGTGGCGATTGGGAATAAAATATCCGATGATTTTATTAAACTTAAGTAAGTTATTTTTTATCGTGCTTCCTTTTTACTATTTAATTACTTTCCCGTTCACACTTATAATGATGTATTTAGATTTCACAAACCAGAATAAACTTGGCTCGGGAATTAATTTTATCGCAAAGAAATAA
- a CDS encoding glycosyltransferase family 2 protein, which produces MNEQNENKADNQQGEGSNKPSSTWRKSRKRFYPRKTFTSAASKGQTEGAPKTSFKKISLVIPLFNEEESLVPLANEIRKALKPLNTQYEVILVDDGSTDNSLNVIKEIVRTDKRFKYISFRKNYGKSAALQIGFKAASGDAVITLDADLQDDPHEIPNLLKKLDEGFDLCSGWKKQRFDPFIKKYSSRFFNFVTRLMSGIKIHDFNCGLKAYRKEVVENIRVYGELHRYMPVLANWQGFSVTEIPVKHHPRRYGKTKFGISRFFKGFIDLITVMFATRYIKRPMHFFGFFGALSFLIGFIVNAYLTIEWISGKPLSNRPMLFLGMLMIIVGVQFFSVGLLGEMIVHNTESEREYIIKDQNV; this is translated from the coding sequence TTGAACGAACAAAACGAAAATAAGGCAGATAATCAACAGGGTGAAGGTTCTAATAAACCTTCATCAACCTGGAGAAAAAGTCGCAAGAGATTTTACCCAAGAAAAACTTTTACCTCTGCGGCTTCGAAAGGTCAGACTGAAGGAGCACCTAAAACTTCATTTAAGAAAATATCTTTGGTTATACCACTTTTTAATGAAGAAGAATCGCTTGTTCCTTTGGCAAATGAGATTCGGAAAGCATTAAAACCACTTAACACCCAATACGAAGTAATTCTTGTTGATGATGGTAGTACGGATAATTCTTTAAATGTTATTAAAGAAATTGTAAGAACAGATAAGAGATTTAAATATATCAGCTTCAGAAAAAATTATGGAAAATCAGCTGCACTTCAAATTGGTTTTAAAGCTGCCAGCGGGGATGCAGTGATTACTCTTGATGCTGATTTACAGGATGATCCGCACGAGATACCAAACCTTCTTAAAAAATTAGATGAAGGATTTGATTTGTGTTCCGGTTGGAAGAAACAAAGGTTTGATCCGTTTATTAAAAAATACTCTTCCAGATTTTTCAATTTTGTCACAAGATTGATGAGCGGAATTAAAATTCATGATTTCAATTGTGGATTAAAAGCATATCGTAAAGAAGTTGTTGAGAATATCAGAGTTTATGGTGAGCTTCACAGATATATGCCTGTACTAGCAAACTGGCAGGGCTTTTCAGTAACAGAAATTCCGGTAAAACACCATCCAAGAAGATACGGCAAAACTAAGTTTGGTATTTCAAGATTCTTTAAAGGGTTTATTGACCTGATAACAGTTATGTTTGCAACCAGATACATTAAAAGGCCAATGCATTTCTTCGGATTTTTCGGTGCGCTTTCTTTTCTGATTGGTTTTATTGTTAATGCTTATTTAACTATTGAATGGATTAGTGGTAAACCATTGAGTAATCGTCCAATGTTGTTCCTTGGAATGCTTATGATTATTGTTGGCGTTCAGTTCTTTTCAGTTGGATTGCTTGGCGAGATGATTGTCCACAACACTGAGAGCGAAAGAGAATATATAATCAAAGACCAAAATGTTTAA